ATGGAGTTATTACTTATGAAGGTgaagatatatataaaaaagataatttatatcCTCATGGTACAACagcttatttattttgttattttaattataatccAATTGGATTTGGAAAGACATCATGTAATAATGGTAAATGGAAACCAAAAAATATTGGTAAATGTATttttgaaaagaaaaaatgtgatgaaataataattgatggtaataataattttgaaggcgtattattaaaatatttaaatgagtATGTTGAAATTAAATGTGATTATGGGTATCAGTTAAATggaattaaaaagataaaatgtCTTAAAAATGGAGAATGGgatattgatattaaaaaacatatattttgtactaaaataaaaagtaaaaatgaaacaaaagaatttcaaaatactttaaaaaaaacaaaaaatatatataatcataaaCCTTGTATTACACCATGGGATGGAAattcattatataattataaatatagtgaaatatttttatctcattcattattaaaaaatggaaTGCTTCCACATAATActtatatatcattaaaatgtaaaaatagtCAATTACATGGATCAAATGATTCTTATTGTGTTGATGGTAATTGGTTTCCACACCTTGGaatatgtaaaattattgaagaaaaaaaattttcatccACTAGTTGTCAAGAAATATCAATTCCAAAAAATGggataattaaatttattgaatcttcaaaaatatataataatgaaataggAACATATGGAGTGTTACATTGTGAAAAAGGATATAGAATAAAAGGTAATCCTTTAGTCACATGTACTATAAATGGATGGGTTCCAATAACAGGTTTAGGAAACTGTGAAATATTACTTAGATAAACATATActtaattgtaaatatacTTACAACAAAAATcatgttatatttattttaataataatttattacaataaaaaattttaaagtatgacatatttttaaaattttaatataataagtGAAACTATGATATAAagtttttcattttcatataaactttatcacaataattatatagatatttttcttataatgaAACTtctacatttatttattgaaataattttaattaaattattatcaccATTTTGGTGGGGTTGCTGTGGTGGATGTTCAAGTTGTGGTGGGATGGCTTATCAACCAACTATTAGctatttaaattttccaATTTATCAAAGAATACCTAATCAAGAAATTCCAGATGAACCACAAAATCCACTTGTAATATTACATagaaaaacaataattaaagAAGTACCATATGATGATGAATCTGAAGAAGAAAGACCACGTTATATTTATAGAGCAAGAAAAATTAGACCACAATATGAAAGTGAATATGAACCAGAAAGATATATTCCTGAAAAACCAGtagaaaaaattgtatatgtTCAACAACCACCAccaaattataatatatatacaacaCCACAACCACCTATGTATATACCACAAGGAGGAAATATAAATATGGGACAATCAGAGATACCATATAATTCACAACAATATCAACAAAATGTACCTCAAACTTCATATCAACAACCTCAATTACAACAATCATATCAAAATTCTCCCCAACCAATTATGCAGACTGGAAATCAACAacaatatagaaaaaaatattcttcgtaaataaaaaaaaaaaaagtgaatttatattatttaattattgtagtaaaaaatatatataaatataaattttagtatGGTATATCATTTTGTAAATACTGAAGTTGATCATACATTTTACTTCTTACATTCATATAACAATTATTGATAACAGTCATCATGTATCTTGCAGCTTCTCTTTCATTAGTATCTGGAGAAAATCGAGCTCTAAATTGTTGAATTGTTTTACCTCGGAAACATGGTAAACCTGTATCTAGCATTAATGAAACTAAAGCTATAAATGATTCATAATATGGTCTTATTGCTAAGTATGATTGAATACAATACTGTACAAATTGTTTAAATGGTGCTGCTTCCATTTTACCACCCATTATTGCTACCATTTCTTGAGATAATTTAAAGTCTGGTTCAAAACCAAGATTTCCACCTGGACTTGATTCAAACATAAATCCAAAATcaatatgtataatattacCAGAATCATCTATCATTATATTACCATTATGTCGATCTTTTATTTGaagaagaaaagaaaaaacacTATATGCAGCCATTGatctaataaaatttcttctgGCTTTTTGAAATGCTTCACCAGTTTCTTCTCCATATAATTGTCtaaaataatcatataaTCCATAATCTGTTTGTCTTCCTAATTGATCTCTTGATTTTGAATTTGGTACACATTCAATAACACCACATCCTGGAGCTGTAGCAACAACTCTATATGGAAATAAacatacatttatattatttacatcaaaaatatttttcattaattgcATTAATTGAAGAGCTAACATATCTTGTCTAACATCATCTCCAACTTTAAATATAGCACATTTCCATTGAATTGAATGTTCATAATCTTgtataatagtttttttaaaagcatTAAATGTTCTTATACGTCTTTCCTCCTCTTCATGATCACAATTTTCATCATAAGGATTTAAACGATTTCTTTCTAAACATATTGATTCAAGTTTATCAACACCACATTGACATACTGAAAATCTTGCAAGAAATGGTGCTTTTGCTGCAGATTGCATTGGTGTACCAGAAGCATAGTCAATTTCAAGTAAAAATGATTCTGGATTAGATGGTAAATAAGAAATTGTATCAAGTTTTACTTTTGCTAACTCTGCTAAACAagctttttttctttcaggACCTTTTggaaaactttttataatacctGATATTctagttattttattaaataaactaaATTCAGCTGTATGAAAACTTCTTGCAGCACCCTCAAgattagataaaattttattggtaATTTCAGTAAGTGGTTCATATAAAACTGAATCTTTTAATTCACCCTCTTCATCTAAGTAGATATTAGCTTGCATATTCCATAATAATTGATGTGCTAATAATTGTGAATGTCCTGCTAAccaaattataaaatcatGAACATATCCCATTGTGTCATGGCGAATTGCTTGAACAATTTGtggaatatataaaagtaaaacatTTGGTGGATATCCTTTTAAAACACGTATAGCATATTGAACAGTAATTGAATGAGTTGGATAAAGACGTGAATTTAAAAGTGATAATGCCATTACAGGAGAACATTTTGCCCATGTAAGAACATgagataatatattatcatttccACCATTTTCAAAAACACTTCCATCACCAAGAAGTAATGGTAATGCTTCTGGTAAATGAGATACATATGATGGattttcttttgttaattCTTCTAATGTACTACGTATACATTgaatttttctaaatctaGATGGTAAAAATATTGCCATTTGTGGAGATATTTCCCATGCATTTTTTGTAACATCTCTCATTGTTTTTTGTTCAGTTCTAGCATCTGGAAATGTTGTTTTATACCAAATATCAATTGATTGTTCACTTTGTTCTGTTGGTATAAGATCAATAGAAGCTTGACTTGATTGAATCCAAACAGATAATCTTTCAATTTCATTACataaaagtaaaagtaataaatgtCTTCTTCTTGAAGACTCTTTTATAGCTTTATcatattcattaattttattagttGTTCGATCTCTacgttgttgttgttgttgctGTTGTTGATGTTGAGAATCTGTCAAAACACTTCCTCTTgctattgttttattatgtGCTGCTACAATTGTAATTGTATTAGCCCATgatgaattattatttgtcAAATTATGCCAAGTAAAATTTTGTGATACACCTGAACTAACTGGATTTAAAACAGATGGATTAATTGTATTaccatttttaatacttCCTCCAAAATCACTaacattatcaaaattattcaaaaatgttgcttctttttttatatattttaaatcacTATATATTGCCTGCCAAAATACAATAAGTTGTTTaagatcattttttaattgtccAATTGATTGTGTTGGTACCTGAGGACCAACAGAAAAATAGTCAAAAGCAGCAGCATATATTCTTTGTCTAAGaacattttttgaaattctATTAGGAGATGTATCTCCTTGAATCATTGATAAAACagcatttaaaatattaaatcttACTCCAATTGTTTCAATATTTCTTGTCATTAATGGAATATGATTTGTAAGATAAGATCCACTATCACAATTACCATTACTTCCATCATATGAATAagaatttttagttattttatcTCCAATAGCTAAAGAAAATGATTGCATAAACATCATTTCAAATAAATCCATCTCTGCTTGATTAGAGTATTTGGCAAGAGAGACACGTTCAGCAATAAATGAAATCCATATTGCATGTGGAGAGACATCTGGACTTTGACGTTTTTTAGCATATTGAACAGTTAATGGATCTTTAAAATGATCCTCTCTCTGAAAAAgtccaatttttttatgtattatcATTTGCCAACAAGAAGACATTTCttgaagaaattttatttcaattccTTTTTTTGCTACAAGAATCCAATTCCAAGAATGAACACATATTTTCATTGTAGATTCagtaaaacttttaattggAGCACGAACAAGTGTTTGAagtaaagaaatatttatttcatttaatgaaataaataaggCTGTCATTAACATAATTGATGTTTTGATTCCTTCTTTATTTTGAGAAAGGCAAGCTTTATCAAAatcattttctaattttaaaactaattttttagaCAAAAATTCTTCATCTATATTTACAGATGAAAGTTTTAACATTTCAAGCATTCCATTAACTTGACCTAAATATAAACTTCTCATATTAAGAGATAAAAAGAATTCTGAGATATCAGGAGAGTATGGAGAAGAATGATAGATGTCtgaagaattatttttacaatttttaagtaCTGCTTCAATAGTAATTTGTAAACTATTATCATTTGTTGAATTtgttttacaaatataatctaaaatatatgaatgtGTACTTCCAGGAGCCCAACGCATTGCTTCACTAAGAATTTGTTCACAACGACCTGTAAAATCTTTAGCTATTTCTTTTCTTTCTTCTAATGTTGATTGTAATTGAATTTTCCAAGGTAAATCTTCAACtgcta
This Strongyloides ratti genome assembly S_ratti_ED321, chromosome : 2 DNA region includes the following protein-coding sequences:
- a CDS encoding Phosphatidylinositol 4-kinase III alpha, translating into MTISEELNGKNVCEEEFSFNNLHCTALCCAKIDSLSLEDIQKKLLGKVCAGIENVGLNDNTRNCLIATTIFIVNSNGKLSEPLTKFLLECLEKIWEVEWNEEEKYNGGLIEKMTIYERFTFTFNTALSDIAVRLPSLKDMIISSQIKLMNDLISMITNSCDESKICDELGKVNLMKLICILLGIVRSCGRFCNKDSLPFISILHPSIFKNSIKENEIEKIKLSTDSSNWFGINVNDKNNDIPVDKKIFQRPGSSFIIVDDGSKGFETNLTLQNMEMIMEGMERLLKENILEKLDIIAGEVYKCNDFKKFHYKSVSEMLTLACTVIIQEYLKRCTKNSLENSSVPVSFIKYLNTYALNMFERGEKILKKLKEEENDGVQWSNKIKQIIIANSICLNIIAESAIDESDGDIIIETISDHMFHPHRNVTAYIPIVVSALRGLGILSETFPTISNISIVPLLQKFLLEPCLLLKQIIVDIYGLGKSVDSRDFDEFSHHKYQGLVCLRNSAIDALCCAVKSAKKVEENSEKSCMASLSVKLYLSANITKNATNYFVAETAILILGKLGIFFKDIPSVPESVLQIFLQRFANPKGKLDIVIVNCLADMWLNGATTIFEQIMKLFTQVIVESSNHVYSSDGNEKSENKYSHVSLEVDKILSKIADSVTIDESIKEILLTRYLELFVQLAIESKKSGEKVSKGTMKITTSAGNLGVLIPKIASILRKFPKFIQTPNQKLINMFREFWSYCTVLGFDVSAANLWPEDWHQAVCEISTKSPIFIASENLKTELIDNVGISTVMISATELQELRLTLCNELRQNPDAVSIINRLDFTYCIYLLSVIRMEKMRVVYSNDVEAVHLFLKYVENPAIKKDKNGMWTCIMAASHIIFEEYINIAKIKQDSNSLELKKQLVHHARFFLVQFNHHMKEVRRIADACLSKLVDAFPYLLWNGDILFTGLQLLQSLSTNLENDNECKQIFLAVEDLPWKIQLQSTLEERKEIAKDFTGRCEQILSEAMRWAPGSTHSYILDYICKTNSTNDNSLQITIEAVLKNCKNNSSDIYHSSPYSPDISEFFLSLNMRSLYLGQVNGMLEMLKLSSVNIDEEFLSKKLVLKLENDFDKACLSQNKEGIKTSIMLMTALFISLNEINISLLQTLVRAPIKSFTESTMKICVHSWNWILVAKKGIEIKFLQEMSSCWQMIIHKKIGLFQREDHFKDPLTVQYAKKRQSPDVSPHAIWISFIAERVSLAKYSNQAEMDLFEMMFMQSFSLAIGDKITKNSYSYDGSNGNCDSGSYLTNHIPLMTRNIETIGVRFNILNAVLSMIQGDTSPNRISKNVLRQRIYAAAFDYFSVGPQVPTQSIGQLKNDLKQLIVFWQAIYSDLKYIKKEATFLNNFDNVSDFGGSIKNGNTINPSVLNPVSSGVSQNFTWHNLTNNNSSWANTITIVAAHNKTIARGSVLTDSQHQQQQQQQQRRDRTTNKINEYDKAIKESSRRRHLLLLLLCNEIERLSVWIQSSQASIDLIPTEQSEQSIDIWYKTTFPDARTEQKTMRDVTKNAWEISPQMAIFLPSRFRKIQCIRSTLEELTKENPSYVSHLPEALPLLLGDGSVFENGGNDNILSHVLTWAKCSPVMALSLLNSRLYPTHSITVQYAIRVLKGYPPNVLLLYIPQIVQAIRHDTMGYVHDFIIWLAGHSQLLAHQLLWNMQANIYLDEEGELKDSVLYEPLTEITNKILSNLEGAARSFHTAEFSLFNKITRISGIIKSFPKGPERKKACLAELAKVKLDTISYLPSNPESFLLEIDYASGTPMQSAAKAPFLARFSVCQCGVDKLESICLERNRLNPYDENCDHEEEERRIRTFNAFKKTIIQDYEHSIQWKCAIFKVGDDVRQDMLALQLMQLMKNIFDVNNINVCLFPYRVVATAPGCGVIECVPNSKSRDQLGRQTDYGLYDYFRQLYGEETGEAFQKARRNFIRSMAAYSVFSFLLQIKDRHNGNIMIDDSGNIIHIDFGFMFESSPGGNLGFEPDFKLSQEMVAIMGGKMEAAPFKQFVQYCIQSYLAIRPYYESFIALVSLMLDTGLPCFRGKTIQQFRARFSPDTNEREAARYMMTVINNCYMNVRSKMYDQLQYLQNDIPY